GCCGTGGCGGAGGGGCCGCCACGGCTCTTCGCGGGGCCCGTTGTCAGGGGCCGTCGGGGTCGGCGCGGTTCAGCGCCGGCCTCGGCGTCGGTCCGGCGGTCATCAGGTAGTCGGCCGCGGAGGTGTCCGTGACCAGGCTGGTGACGAGCCCCGAACGCAGCACTGCGTCGATCGCCGCCGCCTTGCGCTGCCCGCCCGCGATCGCGACGACCTCGGGGATGCGGCGGAGCTGGTCGGCCTTGACCGTGATGCACCGCTCGCCCAGATCCCGTCCGACCCGGCGGCCGTCGGCGTCGAAGAGGTGCGCGGACATCTCGGCGGCGACACCGAGGGACGCGTAGTGGGAGCGTTCCTCGTCGCTGAGCATGTCGTGCACGGTGGAGATGCCGGGCTCCCAGGAGCCGATGGAGACACAGGCGACGGTGACCTTGTCGAAGTACTCGAAGGCGCGGGCGATCCCCGTCTGGTGGCGCAGCGCGGCGGCGGTGGCGGCGTCCGGCAGCAGCATCGGCGCGTAGATGGGGTGGGCGTCGCCGCCGGAGACCTGGGCGGCCCGGCGGACGGCCTCGACGGAGCCGCGCTCGGCGGTCCCGGCGTCGTACACGCCCGTCAGCTGAACCACCGTGCAGGGCGGGAGCTTGTCGAGGGCGGCGGCCATGTGGATGGTGGACCGGCCCCAGGCCAGCCCGAGCACATCGCCCTCGTCGACCAGCTCGGCGAGCAGGTCGGCGGCCACTTCGCCCAGGTTCTCCGGGTCGGGGGTCTCCTCGGCCTCGGCCGGGGACTCGACCACGACGGCGTGCCTGAGGCCGTAGCGGGCGCGCAGCGCGTCCGAGCGCTCGGCGTCCAGCTCGGCGGGCACACGGATCTCGATGCGTACGAGATCCCGTTCGAGGGCCGTCTCCAGGACCCGGGCCACCTTGAAGCGGCTGACGCCGAACTCCTCCGCGATCTGGATCTTGGACTTGCCCTCGAGGTAGAAGCGGCGGGCCATGGCCGCCGCCTGCACCAGCTCTGCGGGTCCCATCCGCATGGCTGACCGGCCCGCCGACATACCCGACACGGCGATCTCCTCACTGCTGTTCACACTCTGGGTTCGCCGTTCATCCTTG
This region of Streptomyces chromofuscus genomic DNA includes:
- a CDS encoding sugar-binding transcriptional regulator, which produces MNSSEEIAVSGMSAGRSAMRMGPAELVQAAAMARRFYLEGKSKIQIAEEFGVSRFKVARVLETALERDLVRIEIRVPAELDAERSDALRARYGLRHAVVVESPAEAEETPDPENLGEVAADLLAELVDEGDVLGLAWGRSTIHMAAALDKLPPCTVVQLTGVYDAGTAERGSVEAVRRAAQVSGGDAHPIYAPMLLPDAATAAALRHQTGIARAFEYFDKVTVACVSIGSWEPGISTVHDMLSDEERSHYASLGVAAEMSAHLFDADGRRVGRDLGERCITVKADQLRRIPEVVAIAGGQRKAAAIDAVLRSGLVTSLVTDTSAADYLMTAGPTPRPALNRADPDGP